Genomic segment of Dongia rigui:
AGCGCAGATCTGCAGTGACCAAGGCGGACCGGATGTCGATCTGACACAGGTCTATTTTGGCCGCGCGGCGGCAGTCAATCTCGCCAATCAGCAAAACCAGCCCATAAGCCCGGTACCTGCGATGCCAGAGGCAGGGCAGCCATCTTCGGCACCCGCCAGCGTGCCAACGGTACCGGAACCCGAACCGCAGCCGGCAGCTCAGCCGGCCGATTTGCCGGCGGCAGGGGAACCTCCGGTGCCGGCCGTCACCGATCCCATCTCACCAACCGAACCGGCGGCAATGCCCCTGCCGGAGCCTTCGGCGGCATCTGAGCCGATGCCCTTGCCCATGCCTGCGATGCCAGAGGCCGCCCCGATGCCGGAACCGGTTTCGCAGCCAGAACCGGCCCCTTCCGCAGCACCCGTCGCCGATCCAGCGCCAACCCCAGCACCGGAAGCAGCGCCGGCTCCAGCTGCCTGCGTTGGAGAGACTTGTCCCCAATAACTGTGAGGGGATATGTCGCAGGGAAAGTTAACGGCTTTCCTTGCTATTCAGAATAACTCGCAATATCGTTTCCTCTCACCTTCACGGCGACGCCAGGATTGTCCGAAAGTCGGGCAGGGCGCCGCGCTGTCGCGAGAGTTTGTCCTTGGCTTCCATTGATACCGCAGCCGATGCGCCGGGACGTGCTTTCCCCACGAAGATGGGCCGGTCGCGCATTTGGAATCTCGCCGCCTGGACGATCGCCTTCGCTGTCGCCTTTCCAATCCTTGCCGTTTTTTCGAGCCTCTTTGCCGCCAAGGGTGATATCTGGCGGCATCTCGCCCAGACCGTGCTGTCGAGCTATGTCGCCAATTCGCTGTTGCTGGTGGCTGGTGTCGGCATCGGTGTGCTGTTAATCGGTGTACCCGCAGCCTGGATGGTCACGCTTTGCCGGTTTCCCGGGCGCAAGATATTTGACTGGGCATTGCTGCTGCCGATGGCGATGCCGGCCTATGTGATCGCCTATACCTATACCGGCCTGCTGGATTATGCCGGACCGGCACAAACTGCCCTTCGAGACGTCCTCGGCATGGAAGGCGGGCTGCGATGGCTACCCGACATCCGGTCGCTGCCGGGTGCCGTCGTCATGCTGGTGCTGGTTCTTTATCCATATGTCTATCTGCTGGCGCGCGCGGCCTTCCTGGAGCAATCGGCCTGCGTGTTGGAAGTGAGCCGCACCTTGGGTTGTTCGCCCTGGCGCGGCTTTTTTCACGTGGCGCTGCCGTTGGCGCGGCCCGCCCTCGTCGCCGGCGTGGCTCTCGCGCTCATGGAGGCACTCAACGATTTCGGGACAGTGCAGTATTTCGGCGTCGATACGCTGGCCACCGGTATCTATCGGGTCTGGCGCGGGATGGGTGATGCCGTTGCGGGATCCCAACTTGCAGCCTTGTTGCTGGTGATCGTCTTCCTGTTGCTGGCCATCGAGCGGGGATCGCGCGGGAGCCGCAGTTTTGCGCATACGACGACACGCTATCGCCCACTGCCCCGCTATCGATTGAAGGGCCTGCGTGCCGCCGGCGCGATCGTCGGCTGCGCCTTGCCCGTCAGTTTCGGCTTTCTCCTGCCGGCATCGGTGCTGATCTATTGGGCGATCACCAATCTGGATGCCTGGGTGGGCGAGAAGTTCCTGGTCCTCATTCGCAACAGCTTCTTCATGGCCGGCTTTGCGGCGGCACTGGCCGTTTGCCTTGCCTCGGTGCTGGCCTATGCCACGCGCCTGCATCCGACGCGGCCCACGCGATGGGCGGTAAGGGTTGCAAGCCTTGGCTATGCCATTCCGGGCCCGGTTCTGGCGATCGGCATCCTATTGCCTTTCGCGGCCATCGATCATGGCATCAACGCCTGGGCCAGGGCCACTTTTGGCGTCACCTTCGGCTTGATCCTCAGCGGCACGTTGGTGGCGGTCACTTTTGCTTATCTGGTGCGATTCCTGACGGTCAGCCTGAACGTGGTCGAAACGAGCCTTGGCAAGGTGACGCGGTCCATGGATTTTGCCGCGCGCTCGCTGGGCCGTTCACCATTCGGCACATTGCGCGATGTGCATTTGCCCATCATGCGCGGCAGCCTGCTCACCGCCGGCATCGTGGTCTTTGTCGACGTGCTGAAGGAGCTGCCCGCCACCTTGGTATTGCGGCCCTTCAATTTCGATACGCTGGCCACCATGACCTATAACCTTGCCAGCGACGAGCGCCTCGCCGAAGCAGCTGGTCCCGCTCTCGCCATCGTCGCGGTTGGCATCCTTCCTGTCTATCTGATGGCACGTGCCAGTGCCAAGGCGCGTCCGGGGCAGACCGCACCGGCGATCGAGACATTCACCTCATGACAATTTCATCTGCCAGCGCACTCGAACTCCATGACGTCAGCCACGCTTATGAAAAGCTGTTGGCGGTCGATCACGTGTCGCTTCACGTCAATGAAGGGGAAGTCATCTGTTTGCTGGGGCCGTCGGGTTGCGGCAAGTCGACCATGCTGCGGCTTGCGGCGGGACTGGAGGCATTGCAGCAGGGTCGCGTGGTGATGCAGGGACAGACCATCGCCGATGGCGCGGCGAGGCTCAGCGTGCCGCCGGAACGGCGCGGGGTCGGCCTGGTCTTCCAGGATTTTGCATTGTTTCCGCATCTCAGCGTGCGCCGGAACGTCGGATTCGGCCTAACTGAACTCGAACCCGCGCGGCGCGACCGGCGCATTGCCGAGGTGCTGGATCAGGTAGATATGGCCGATTACGCCACGGCCTTCCCGCACGCTTTGTCCGGCGGGCAGCAGCAGCGCATCGCGCTGGCGCGTGCCTTGGCGCCGCAGCCCGCCGTGCTGCTGCTCGATGAGCCGTTTTCAGGCCTGGACGCGCGTTTGCGCGAGCAGATCCGTGACGAAACGCTCCATGTGCTGAAACGTAGCCGGACCGCGACGCTGATGGTCACGCATGATCCGGAAGAAGCCATGTTCATGGCGGACCGAATTTATCTGATGCAGTCGGGGCGCGTCGTCCAGAGCGGGTCGCCGGACGCGCTCTATCATCGCCCGGTCAGTCCTTTCGTCGCGCGTTTCTTCAGCAACACGAACGAGCTTGTCGGCCGTGTCGATGGTGGGGCCGTCGCGACGCCTTTCGGTGCGCTGCCGGCACCAGGTATGGGCGAAGGGGCAGAGGTGCAGATCCTGATACGGCCCGAGAGCCTGCAATGGGTGTCGGCCGGCAGCGGCGTCCTGCCGACGGCGAGCGGCCGGGTGTCGGAAGTGCGCTTCCTCGGCGGCAGCAAACTATTGGTGGTTCACCTGGCGGGTGGGCCGGCCGAGGGAACGACTGTGCACGCCCGACACACAGGCCGAAATCTGCCCGAGCCGGGCAGCCAAATTCTCCTCCAGCTCGATCCGGCCGATGCCCTTATCTTTCCCGGGGGTTGGGACCGCGCTCGCAAAGACTTGGCTGCCGCCCGGTAACGGCCCCCGAAATTGCGGCCTTGTCAGCGGGTTAGCGACACCTAAATGATAATGACTGGCTATTGTAGCGAAGCGGCGGATTTGCCATAGTCCGCCCGGGTCCGGCGCCCACCGCCGGAGGGATTAAGATTTTAAGGAGAGGCCCAGATGGGTAGCTTCAGCATTTGGCATCTTCTGATCGTTTTGGTCGTCGTGCTCGTCCTGTTCGGTGGCGGCGGCAAACTGTCGAAGATCATGGGCGACCTTGGCGCCGGTATTAAAGACTTCAAGAAGAACATCAAGGACGGCAGCAAGGACGACGCGAACATCAACGTCGCGAAGTCCGAAGAAAAGCCGCGCGAGACGATCGTCGACCGCAGCTGAGAGCCGGCCGTCCGGCTCCCGGGCGCGCGCAACGATCAAGGGTTAAAAGGGTAAGGCTGGATGTTCGACATCGGCTGGAGCGAGATGTTGATCATCGGCGTGGTCGTCCTTGTGGTCTTGGGACCCAAGGAGCTGCCGCACGCCCTGAAGACCTTTTCGCATTGGATGCGCGCGGCTCGTAAGCTTGGTTCTGAGTTCCAGAGCGGCGTCAATGAAATCGTCCGCGAAGCGGAACTGGAAGATGCCAAGCGCGAACTGCAGAAAATCAGTTCGCATTCGATCAGTGACAAGATCGAGAAGGCCATCGACCCATCCGGCGATTTGAAAAAGGCGATCAACGAGCCGGTCGCCGAGACGAAAGCCGCCTTGTCCGAGCCGCAGGCTGAGGCTGAACCAGCCCCGCCGAACATCGCCGATATGACGGCCACCATGCCGTCCCTGGCCGTGACGCCTGAGGCAGCACCGGCTGTTGCCGCCAGTGAGACCAGCGCCGATCAGCCGGTGCAGAACACCACCGACAAGAGCCTGTCCGCATGAGTGGCGCCGAAGAAGATAAGAAGATGCCCTTGTTGGAGCATCTGGTGGAACTGCGCACGCGCCTGCTTTATGCGGCACTCGGCTTTTTCCTGGCCTTCATCGTCTGCTTCTATTTCGCGCAGCATATTCTCGAATTCCTGCAGCGGCCGCTCGCCCTGTTGCTGCCGGCCGGCCGGCCGATGATCTTCACGGATCTCACCGAGCCGTTCTTCACGCAGCTCAAGGTCGCGGCCTTTGGGGCGCTATGCGTGTCCTTTCCCATCATCGCGGCGCAGATCTGGGCCTTTATTGCGCCCGGCCTCTATAAGCATGAGAAAAGCGCGTTCTTGCCGTTCCTGATCGCCACGCCGATCATGTTCGCGGTCGGCATGGCGTTCGTCTATTACGTCCTCATGCCGATGGCGTGGAAGTTCTTCTTGGGGTTTGAGACCGCTGGCGGCGAGGGGAAGTTGGCGATCGAGCTCCTGCCCAAGATCGGCGAGTACATCAATCTGATCATGAAGCTGATCTTCGCTTTCGGTTTCTGCTTCGAATTGCCCGTGCTTTTGACCCTGCTTGCCAAGGTGGGCATCGTCGGTTCGCAGGGTTTGCGGGAAAAACGCCGCTACGCCATCGTCGCGATCGTCGTGGTGGCCGCTGTCGTAACCCCGCCCGACGCCCTCAGCATGATGTCGCTCGCCGTGCCGATGCTGCTGCTCTACGAAGTCTCCATCTTCATGGCCAAGTTGGTCGAAAAGAAGCGCGCCGAGGCTGAAGCCAAGGGTGAGGAAGACCAGCCCGGAACGGACGTCAAACCGGCCTAAGCGTGTCTTTGACCGGCCGCGGGTTCCGTCCTATAAGTTGAGCCGAATCGAGGATCTGGAGCTCGACGGCTAAATGTTTGACCCAAAATGGATTCGTGACAATCCTGACGCCTTTGATGCGGGGCGGGCGCGGCGCGGCCTGCCAGCTTTGGCGGCGACGGTAATCGACCTCGACGGCAAGCGCCGGTCGACGCAGACTGCCTGGCAGGAAATGCAGGCCAAGCGCAACGAGCTTTCCAAGCAGGTCGGCCAGATCAAGTCGAAGGGCGGTGACGCCTCGGCCGTGATGGCCGAAGTGGCCAGCCTCAAGGACCGCATGGCCGAAGCTGAGGTCGAGGAGCAGAAGGCGGCCGCCGAACTGGATGCTCTGTTGGCGCAGCAGCCTAATCTCCCGGTCGCCGACGTGCCCGATGGTGCCGATGAAACCGCGAACCGGATCGAGCGCGAAGTCGGCCAACGCCGCAACTTTGCCTTTGCACCGAAGCAGCATTTCGAGCTCGGCGAAGCATTGGGCCTTATGGATTTTGCTGCGGCGGCCAAGATCTCCGGCGCGCGTTTCGTGGTGTTGAAGGGCGCCTTGGCCCGGCTCGAACGTGCCCTTGGGCAGTTCATGCTGGACCTGCACACGGCCGAGCATGGCTATACGGAAGTCAACCCACCGTTCCTGGTAAAGGACGTCTCGCTCTATGGCACCGGCAATCTGCCGAAGTTCGCCGAAGATCTGTTCAAGACGGAGCAGGGGCATTATCTCATTCCGACATCCGAGGTGCCGCTCACCAATCTGGCGGCCGATGAAATCGTGGACGAGACCAAGCTGCCGTTCCGCTATACCGCGTTGACGGCCTGCTTCCGGTCGGAAGCGGGTGCTGCCGGCCGTGATACCCGCGGCATGATCCGCCAGCATCAGTTCTGGAAGGTCGAGATGGTGTCGATTGCGCATCCGGATGAATCGGATGCCGAACACCAGCGCATGACCAAATGCGCCGAGAACGTGCTTGCGAAGCTCGGCCTGCCGTATCGGGTCATGACGCTCTCGACCGGCGATATGGGTTTCTCCTCGCAGAAGACGTTCGACATCGAGGTCTGGCTGCCGGGCCAGGGAATGTACCGCGAAATTTCAAGCTGCTCGAACTGCGGCGAGTTCCAGGCGCGGCGCATGAAGGCGCGCTGCCGCAAGCCGGGCGAGAAGGGGACGCGCTTCGTGCACACGCTGAATGGTTCGGGCGTCGCGGTCGGTCGTGCCCTTATCGCCGTGCTGGAAAATTATCAGCAGGAAGACGGCTCGATCGTCGTGCCGGATGCTCTGCGTCCCTACATGAACGGTCTCGAGGTCATTCGCCCCCATGCTTAAGACGCCTTTCAACCTGAAGAAGGCCCGCATCCTTGTTACCAATGATGATGGAATCCACGCGCCGGGCCTCAAGGTCCTTGAAAAGATCGCCAAGAGCCTGTCATCCGATGTCTGGGTTGTGGCGCCTGAAAGCGAGCACAGTGGTGCCTCGCATTCCCTGACCCTGCGACGCCCGTTGCAGATCAGCAAAGTGGCGACGCGCAAGTTCGCCGTTTCCGGCACGCCCAGCGATTGCACCTTGATCGCTGTCAATCACCTGATGAAGGATCGCCGGCCGGATATCGTCCTGTCCGGTGTCAATCGTGGCGCCAATCTGGGCGAGGATGTCCTTTATTCAGGCACCGTCGCGGCGGCGATGGAAGGGGCCATGCTGGGCATCCCTGCGATCGCGTTCAGCCAAGTGCGCGTGCGTGCCAAGGACAAGCTGCATTGGGAGACTGCCGCTGCCTTCGGACCGGAGGTCGTGCGCAAGCTGGTAACCATTGCTTGGCCCAAGGGCGTGTTGATGAGTGTCAATTTCCCGCCCGTCCCGCCCAAGGAAGTGACTGGCATCGAGGTTGGCCGCCAGGGCCGGCGCATGTCGCATGTCGAGGTTGTCCATGCGCGCGACCCGTTCGAGCGGGAAGTGACCTGGATCGGCGATTTCCCGACCGACGAACCGGAGCATCCCGAAACCGACCTTGGCATCATCATGACCAAGGCCGTGTCGGTGACGCCGCTCCATTTCGATTTGACGCATGCGGCGATGCTGCGGCGGATGGAAGGTTTGTTCCCCCAGCCGAAGACGGTGGCCAAGAGGAAGACAGGCAAGGTGGACGGCCTGCCTCGATGAGCCTGCATGCGCGCAAGATTCGCATGATCATGGGGTTGCGGCGTGCCGGCTTGACCGACACGGACGTCCTCAATGCGATCGAGCGCATTCCGCGCGAGCTCTTCGTGCTGGATAGCTTCCACGACCAGGCCTATGAAGACCAGGCACTGCCGATCAGCCATGGCCAGACGATCAGCCAGCCGCAGATCGTCGCCATGATGACCGAAGCCCTGGAGGTCAAGAAGACGCACAAGGTGCTGGAGATCGGCACCGGTTCCGGCTATCAGGCCGCTGTGTTGTCGCGACTGTGCCGCCGGCTCTATACGATCGAGCGTTATAAGTCGTTGCTCGCCGAAGCGGAGCAGCGCTTCCATCATTTGCGCCTGCATAACATCACCAGCCGCTGCAGCGATGGTTCGCGCGGTTGGCGCGAACAGGCGCCGTTCGATCGCATCATTGTAACGGCCGCCGCCGCCGAAGTGCCGCAAACGCTGGTGGATCAGCTGGCCGTCGGCGGCATCATGGTCATTCCCGTCGGGCCGGAACGGGGTGACCAGGTACTGGTCAAGTTGACCAAGCAGGAGGATGGCTCGGTCTCGCCGAAAATCATCACGGACGTGCGCTTCGTGCCATTGGTCGAAGGCGCCTTGCCGGAAGGCGAGGGCAGGCCCACGCCGCGACGAATGGAGAATTGAGAATGCGGCGGTGGCTCGGCGTCCTGGCGCTCACGGCGTTTCTTGCGGGTTGCGGCAACATGATCGCGCCCAGCATGAACGCGACCTATTCGTCGGCACCCAAGAATCCCAACATGGGACAGATCGTCAATGGCAGCTATGTCGTGGCGCCGGGCGACACGCTGGCCATCATCTCGAACCGCACCAACACGCCGATCCGGGCCCTCATCGACAATAACGGCCTGCAGCCGCCCTATAACCTGCGGCCCGGCCAGGAACTCCGCATCTCCCAGCGCCAGACTTACGTGGTCAAGGCCGGGGACACGCTGAGTGCCCTCGCCAGGCGCTTCCGCGTTCAGCAGAGTGCCGTGGTCGAGCTCAATGAATTGAAGCCACCATATGCCCTGCGCGTCGGTCAGACACTGACGCTACCGAGTGCTGTGGAGGCGACCCAAAGCGCTGCCGTGCCGCTGCCAAGCTCGACGCCCCCGACGCCGCCCGCACCCGAGGTCGATGTGGTACCGTCGGCAGCCACTGCCGGAAGTGTTTCCGCGACCGCTTTGCCGCCACCGCCCGGGGCGACGACGGCGCCAAAGCCCCTTGCCCCGGCGCCGACCATGCCGGCCACTTCGTCCTCATCGACTGCCAAGGTCCAGCCATTGCCGCCGCCGGTGACCGTGCCGTCGGCAACGACACCGAAGTCGGTGCCAACGACATCGAAAGCGCCGGCTGCCGAGCCCGATTTGACCGCTGCCGAAGAGGCGGTCGAAGGCGCCTATGAACAGCAGCAGGGGGCCAAGACTACACCTGCGCCAGCACCGGCACCGGCTGCGTCGAAAGCGGCACCGGTTCAGCAGGCGGCCGTTGTCTCTGCGCCGAGCAGTTCGGGCTTTGTCTGGCCGGCACAGGGCAAGGTGATCTCGAAGTTCGGCACGACCTCGGACGGGTTGCGCAATGACGGCATCAATATTTCAGCGCCGGTCGGGGCACCTGTCATGG
This window contains:
- a CDS encoding ABC transporter permease; the protein is MASIDTAADAPGRAFPTKMGRSRIWNLAAWTIAFAVAFPILAVFSSLFAAKGDIWRHLAQTVLSSYVANSLLLVAGVGIGVLLIGVPAAWMVTLCRFPGRKIFDWALLLPMAMPAYVIAYTYTGLLDYAGPAQTALRDVLGMEGGLRWLPDIRSLPGAVVMLVLVLYPYVYLLARAAFLEQSACVLEVSRTLGCSPWRGFFHVALPLARPALVAGVALALMEALNDFGTVQYFGVDTLATGIYRVWRGMGDAVAGSQLAALLLVIVFLLLAIERGSRGSRSFAHTTTRYRPLPRYRLKGLRAAGAIVGCALPVSFGFLLPASVLIYWAITNLDAWVGEKFLVLIRNSFFMAGFAAALAVCLASVLAYATRLHPTRPTRWAVRVASLGYAIPGPVLAIGILLPFAAIDHGINAWARATFGVTFGLILSGTLVAVTFAYLVRFLTVSLNVVETSLGKVTRSMDFAARSLGRSPFGTLRDVHLPIMRGSLLTAGIVVFVDVLKELPATLVLRPFNFDTLATMTYNLASDERLAEAAGPALAIVAVGILPVYLMARASAKARPGQTAPAIETFTS
- a CDS encoding ABC transporter ATP-binding protein yields the protein MTISSASALELHDVSHAYEKLLAVDHVSLHVNEGEVICLLGPSGCGKSTMLRLAAGLEALQQGRVVMQGQTIADGAARLSVPPERRGVGLVFQDFALFPHLSVRRNVGFGLTELEPARRDRRIAEVLDQVDMADYATAFPHALSGGQQQRIALARALAPQPAVLLLDEPFSGLDARLREQIRDETLHVLKRSRTATLMVTHDPEEAMFMADRIYLMQSGRVVQSGSPDALYHRPVSPFVARFFSNTNELVGRVDGGAVATPFGALPAPGMGEGAEVQILIRPESLQWVSAGSGVLPTASGRVSEVRFLGGSKLLVVHLAGGPAEGTTVHARHTGRNLPEPGSQILLQLDPADALIFPGGWDRARKDLAAAR
- the tatA gene encoding twin-arginine translocase TatA/TatE family subunit, which produces MGSFSIWHLLIVLVVVLVLFGGGGKLSKIMGDLGAGIKDFKKNIKDGSKDDANINVAKSEEKPRETIVDRS
- the tatB gene encoding Sec-independent protein translocase protein TatB; protein product: MFDIGWSEMLIIGVVVLVVLGPKELPHALKTFSHWMRAARKLGSEFQSGVNEIVREAELEDAKRELQKISSHSISDKIEKAIDPSGDLKKAINEPVAETKAALSEPQAEAEPAPPNIADMTATMPSLAVTPEAAPAVAASETSADQPVQNTTDKSLSA
- the tatC gene encoding twin-arginine translocase subunit TatC; this encodes MSGAEEDKKMPLLEHLVELRTRLLYAALGFFLAFIVCFYFAQHILEFLQRPLALLLPAGRPMIFTDLTEPFFTQLKVAAFGALCVSFPIIAAQIWAFIAPGLYKHEKSAFLPFLIATPIMFAVGMAFVYYVLMPMAWKFFLGFETAGGEGKLAIELLPKIGEYINLIMKLIFAFGFCFELPVLLTLLAKVGIVGSQGLREKRRYAIVAIVVVAAVVTPPDALSMMSLAVPMLLLYEVSIFMAKLVEKKRAEAEAKGEEDQPGTDVKPA
- the serS gene encoding serine--tRNA ligase — encoded protein: MFDPKWIRDNPDAFDAGRARRGLPALAATVIDLDGKRRSTQTAWQEMQAKRNELSKQVGQIKSKGGDASAVMAEVASLKDRMAEAEVEEQKAAAELDALLAQQPNLPVADVPDGADETANRIEREVGQRRNFAFAPKQHFELGEALGLMDFAAAAKISGARFVVLKGALARLERALGQFMLDLHTAEHGYTEVNPPFLVKDVSLYGTGNLPKFAEDLFKTEQGHYLIPTSEVPLTNLAADEIVDETKLPFRYTALTACFRSEAGAAGRDTRGMIRQHQFWKVEMVSIAHPDESDAEHQRMTKCAENVLAKLGLPYRVMTLSTGDMGFSSQKTFDIEVWLPGQGMYREISSCSNCGEFQARRMKARCRKPGEKGTRFVHTLNGSGVAVGRALIAVLENYQQEDGSIVVPDALRPYMNGLEVIRPHA
- the surE gene encoding 5'/3'-nucleotidase SurE, which gives rise to MLKTPFNLKKARILVTNDDGIHAPGLKVLEKIAKSLSSDVWVVAPESEHSGASHSLTLRRPLQISKVATRKFAVSGTPSDCTLIAVNHLMKDRRPDIVLSGVNRGANLGEDVLYSGTVAAAMEGAMLGIPAIAFSQVRVRAKDKLHWETAAAFGPEVVRKLVTIAWPKGVLMSVNFPPVPPKEVTGIEVGRQGRRMSHVEVVHARDPFEREVTWIGDFPTDEPEHPETDLGIIMTKAVSVTPLHFDLTHAAMLRRMEGLFPQPKTVAKRKTGKVDGLPR
- a CDS encoding protein-L-isoaspartate(D-aspartate) O-methyltransferase, which encodes MSLHARKIRMIMGLRRAGLTDTDVLNAIERIPRELFVLDSFHDQAYEDQALPISHGQTISQPQIVAMMTEALEVKKTHKVLEIGTGSGYQAAVLSRLCRRLYTIERYKSLLAEAEQRFHHLRLHNITSRCSDGSRGWREQAPFDRIIVTAAAAEVPQTLVDQLAVGGIMVIPVGPERGDQVLVKLTKQEDGSVSPKIITDVRFVPLVEGALPEGEGRPTPRRMEN
- a CDS encoding LysM peptidoglycan-binding domain-containing M23 family metallopeptidase — its product is MRRWLGVLALTAFLAGCGNMIAPSMNATYSSAPKNPNMGQIVNGSYVVAPGDTLAIISNRTNTPIRALIDNNGLQPPYNLRPGQELRISQRQTYVVKAGDTLSALARRFRVQQSAVVELNELKPPYALRVGQTLTLPSAVEATQSAAVPLPSSTPPTPPAPEVDVVPSAATAGSVSATALPPPPGATTAPKPLAPAPTMPATSSSSTAKVQPLPPPVTVPSATTPKSVPTTSKAPAAEPDLTAAEEAVEGAYEQQQGAKTTPAPAPAPAASKAAPVQQAAVVSAPSSSGFVWPAQGKVISKFGTTSDGLRNDGINISAPVGAPVMAAADGTVAYAGNQLRGFGNLVLIRHANGLITAYAHNQSLLVQKGDKVKRGAVIARVGQTGNVAKPQLHFEIRKGEEPVDPMKYLDGGA